CCGCCATGAATCTCCTGGAAGACATTTAGAGCTGTCTTGTTGTCTCGTGCCACAAAGTGAAAGTAGGCGAATAGTTCACAAACTGTTCCTCTAACAACGTGTGAAACTAAAAAGAGGGAAGCACAGAGGTCAGATGGGCTGATAATCGCTGACTGCAgccacaccaacacacaccagcCGGGTTTCACTGGGCGCTCCACTCAGACTCCTGAGCCTGGACCAGCAGGTCTTAGTCCTGTGAGAGTTTGACAGACCAGTTTCAGACGAAGGCTTGTTTCCCTCCTTCTTGATAAATGGCTGAAAGCATTCACTGATTatcagagctgtcagtcaaCTGATCGACAAGCTGTCTGAGCCCTGCTGTGCTTCTATACATGACTAAATGAGGCTCATGTTCAGCCATCTGATCACCTGTTTGACTGATCAGAAGTCTGCTGTAAGGctgaataaaagaagaagaaaaagttgTTTGCTCATGAgtgttctgctgctctgtagCTCTGAGGCGTCAGCTGAGCTGCACGCCGTCACATGAcccccctgcccccccaccccctgcagTCACTCACAGCCTTCAGGAAGTAACTAACGAGTCAAACCTGCACTCATTATATCTGCAGTGAGTTAATTAGAGAAAACCCGCTCCTCTTTGATGAAATGTAGTCATTATTAAAGACTGAAGCGCCGACATGCAGCGAGAAATCTGATTATTGTGTTGATTAACGATGTTTCACCTCCAGACAGGTGTGATCAGTGTGAGCTCTGTGGGTCAGTGTGTCTCCTCCTTCACAGATGTAGAGATCTCACCGAGGCTTAGTCAGGCTttgctcacacacatcacattactcccagctgcatcacatgattgcaggagtgtgtgtgtgtgtgtgtgtgtgtgtgtgtgtgtgtgtgtgtgtgtgtgtgtgtgtgtgtgccatggGAATGTTAAGAATCTGCGCTTGCTTGGCGCCTCGATGTTTGTGGGTCTGTACGAGCGTTAAGAGGCTTTGATGCTGAAGGTAACACGGGGTGTTTGTCCCTTTGTTTGCAGGTCATGAACGGGCTGATGCAGACCACCGGTTGGCCAGCGGTGGTGGCCTGTGTCGGCAACTGGTTCGGGAAGGGGAAGTGAGTACAGCACGGCGTGCAACAGGCCGCAGTCCTGCTGACTGCGCAGACACTTTGTGAAGCTGACTGATTCACATGTTTGTCAAGCTCTGACAGCACAGTGAGACCAGGCTTTTATTTGAGACCACCAGCATCAAGTACACATCATAAACCCAAACTGGTCAAAGTAACAGATCACAGTGTGAAAGGGTCATGACATGTTAACGTCACTGTTAACCTGGTTTACGACGGCTGTCAGGACAAAAGTACACGCTTTGTATTCTGGGATGGGTTGAAAAGGGATCATGTTCACTCgttttcattcttatttttaAGGTTTAAATAGTTAATTATTGATCATTAAAGGAAGAGTTCAGCATTTatgtgtttagcttagcttattttagcttagcataaagactcaAAGCAGAGTTTACACATATACGTACAAGCACCACTAAAGCTAGCTCTACTGCTCATGCTAAGCTAGAGCTAGGCTAATCATCACTTACTCAACACACAGACGTGAGATCGATCTTAATGTCAGcatcagagagacagcagatgaGCGTCTTTCCAGGCTGCTGGACTCGTCCTCTGAAGTCATATTTAGCCTTTAACCCTGGCTGCTCGTggcctctgtgtgttgtgtgtccttCATCAGACGTGGCTTCATCATGGGCGTGTGGAACTCTCACACCTCAGTGGGAAACATCTTGGGCTCCCTCATCGCAGGAGCCTTCGTCTCCTCGGCGTGGGGGATGTCCTTCATCGTCCCTGGACTCATCATCGCCTCTACGGGGATCCTGtgcttcttcttccttgttGAAAGTCAGTTTCTGCTCACAGAGACTTTACTCAGTTTGATCTCAGCCAGCTTTCAGATTAAATCACGTCAGTTtgcttcagtctgcagcatcACCACCAGATGTCACTAAACCATCCACACTGGTCCTTCACAAGTACCCTTTCTTCCACATTAACACATTATCCCGACTGCTGTTTCTTCACCACTAACTCTGTCTTTATGGTGCGTTCAGTGTCTGAGGTTCAGTAACAAGCACTTGAAACCTTGACAGAAGCCCAGCGACAGAGAAAGTGATTAACGCACCAGCtgtcttattttttattgtgattAATCAAATTCAGAACCAGAAGTGCAGAAAATCTTGTGTTGAGACACTTAAGGGGTTAAACTTTCTGTCAAACCTCATcgtgtgtgttctctctcatTCAGAGCCTGAAGACGTTAACTGCACGCCTCCTCAGCATCACGTGAGTCCAAACAAAAACGCTCGTCCGTCTGTCTGATTGATCCGAGAGACGACGGCTCGATCTCATGCgtgtgtttgtcctcagagCGAACAGGAGACCAGTGAGACGGAGCCTCTCCTGCAGAACTCGGCTCACGGCGAAAGAACCGTCAATGGGTCCATCGCCACCGAGTctgtggaggtggtggaggagcaCGCGGAGGCCATCAGCTTCTGCGGGGCTCTCAGTATACCCGTGAGTGGAGACCGTGGGAGTGTGTTTGATTCATTCTGAGTTATTGATGCAGTTTTTCGTCTTTGAAAGCAAATAATGACGTATTTTATATTCTGAATCTATACCGTTTGAGTCTGGTGGGTGTTCTTGGGTGGGTGGGTCGCCTGTCAGTCTTTCTCTGTGGAAGCCTGTCGCTCTTCATGGCGTCTCCTCTCTCACAGGGAGTGGTGgagttctctctctgtctgctgttcgCCAAGCTGGTCAGCTACACCTTCCTCTACTGGCTCCCTCTCTACATCTCCAACGTCGGTCAGTATCCACACGCACGCTCTGTTAGGACCAATCAGGGAGTGTCGAACATGTCACGTGGTTTCATCCACATCATTGAGCAACGTTGTTTTCGAGTTAAggttgcttctgtttttttattttcagcacattttgagGCGAAGGAGGCAGGAGACATGTCCACTCTGTTCGATGTAGGAGGGATTCTGGGTAAGCTGTGACTCATCAGTCATCACCTGCTCTGATTCTGTCACCCGACACGTTTCTGATGGGGGGAAATATGAAAGATATGGTGGAAATACATTTATTAGCAGTTTAAAACCTGACTATGAATCAAACCACTGCTGATTCATTAATGGTGAAATAATCAACTTACTTTAACACAACATCACCTGATggatgatggaggtggagatCGTCTCCATCCGCCTCCACTGCTCATCCTTGATAACCTTGAATTTAGCTGTCTGAATTTTGCTGATCCAAACTGAGCAGCCTGATTTTTGGACTTTTCCCATCAGGATTTGAGAGTTTGAGTAAAGTTTTTTGACCACTGGAAGCCGTGATCTGACTGAAcgtgctctgtgtctgcagggggCATCATGGCCGGCCTCGTGTCTGACTACACCGGGGGGAGAGCGACCACCTGCTGCGTCATGCTGCTCGTCGCCGCCCCCATGGTGAGCGTCTTAACCCCCTCGCACGTCCAGCAGGCACTTTGCATTGAATTACAGCCACAGCTAATATCACATTGATGTCCAGAGGTCTGACTTTGACCTCGGGACGCTTCACGCTGTTGTGGTGCTGCAGTAGGATGACCTAATGATTTCAACATGGTGTATTTCTCTGATCTTCTTCCAGCTTTTCCTCTATAATTCCATTGGACAAAGGAACATTGGCACCACCATCGGTAAGACCTCTGTTCATGTTGTTTCTTACTTTGGCTCATTtgagcaggaaaacagaaaattttaggaaaatgtttattcacatgtttcagttttttggGAAAAGTAGAGTAAGGAGTCATGTAGCCCCAGTGAGGTGGAGATATGTGAGGAACAGCTCAAGAGGAGAGCAGATGGTTCAACAGCAGGCTGAAGGTTGATCATCAGCAGCTTTCTAACAGTCTTTGGTCTGAGCATCGTCTTCTCCATGCTGCGCTCACTGTGCACCAAAGCATTCATTCAGCCTCCACCTCACTGATCTGATGTCCAACACCAAACCAAACGAGCTGAGACGCTGTTTAAAACATGAATCAAACAGaatgatcacctgatctgatcctctctgacacaaactgacctggaAACAGCccaaagtcaatatatttaatgttcttcctcatcagcttcattgatatctgcttattgtgaatctgatgtaGCAatgactgggaaagttgtggaacgctccaaaaagACCTGTTTGGAACATGATTTAGTGATAGACAGAGTAGAAAAGACTGAGTTTTATGAAAAATAAGtctttattaacatttttttccatatgtaGGCATGCTGATGTTGTGTGGAGGCCTGGTGAATGGACCATATGCCCTCATCACtactgctgtgtctgctgaccTGGTGAGACCTGAAGCATCATGGGAAACTCACTGGTTCACGTCCCCGCCATCTGTTACACCTGAAAAACCACACTCACAGTTTCCATAAAGCTCATCACAACACGCAGCGTTCACAGATTAACAATAGAAACATGATGTCTTTGTTCTAACAGGGAACACATGAGAGCCTGAGAGGAAACTCCAGGGCGCTGTCGACGGTGACGGCAATCATTGACGGGACTGGTTCAATAGGTGTGTATTGATATCTGAGCTGTAGTGATCCAGCATATTGATCTTGATGTTTGGTTTTCCAGTAAAGCTCCTCTGATCATTACTTGTTCTCTTCAGATCTAAGGTGGATTTCTTTTAGCTTGTTACAAACGCTGCTCTTATGTATAGTTATGATTTCCTCAGGAAAAGgccaaaaacagctgaaaggaGAATCAATATTGAACTTACATTCAGCCGTCCAGAAACACGACACtaaataaatgctaatgctgctcagtgtctgctggaTATGTACATAGGAACCTGTTTGCTAGCAAGGCTTCCATGTCAGCTTCAGAAGGTGATGCTGGTGTCGTGCTAACAGCTCGTTCTGCTGCCGCCAGGTtaccaaaaaaaatcaatgaatgcagctttagaATCAAATAGTATGTCCTTTATAAATACATGTTATAGAAAGAACTTCAGTTTAGCCAGTAGAAATTCTAACTAAATTTAGAGCTAACAGTAAATTCTGTATGTCCTTAAGCAATAATTAGTAGTCAAATAAAAGCTGGGTCTCAAATAATGGCCGGGGGAGTGGTTGAttggaaaaaataaaggcagaaattAATTTTTCACAGCGTGTTCCTGCAAatctttcagaataaaagaccTGTTAGGAGATGAATGGATTGTATCCACTGAAACACTAGAGGGCTTTTAATATGAAACAGATGCAGGAAGTGTTTGTATTAATATCATCATGTAGTAAATTTAATCTTATGCGGTTTCTTATTAAAATATTATGAAATAAACTTATGACACAGTCCTgcttcaaataaaggcctgttGCCTTTTGAAGTTCAGGTAAATAAAGGCCCCGGCCATTATTTGAGGAAATACTAGGTAATAAATTGATATTGTGAAATATGAAAGTGAAACTCGAGTTaacagactgtttgtgtgttgatgtttggcGTAGGGGCTGCGTTAGGGCCTCTGTTAGCCGGCGTGATCTCTCCCACTGGCTGGAACAACGTCTTCTACATGCTCATCTCTGCTGACGTCTTGGCCTGCCTGGTGAGAAACTCCCCGTTATGCTTTGGGTCGTTACTGCTTGTTCCAGTCATGTTTGGATTATTGGATCGTCTcgactgatgatgatgctcgtggagtttttgtttttgacaccCTGACTGacacattgtttgtttgtttgtcttcagttTTTGTCCAGGCTTGTTTATAAGGAAGCTCAGGTTTGGTGTGGACGTGTCCCCCGAGTCAGAGGGTGAGTATCACCAACAGATGTTGTCTTTGCCTCGATGATAAAgaatctgctgcttttaaaacttattttaaaacttattttgattttttcatGAGGTTTTGagatgaaaagaacagaaaaccATTTCAAAACTACAAATCTGTacaacatgtttaaaaacaatacaaacataCAACAAAAACCACTAACAGCCTGGCTAGCTGTTtcgtctttgtgctaagctaagctaagctagcagtTTCAGCAAGTCAGGCAAAAGTGTGTTACCTCAAACATCAAACTACTCATTTAAACAAGGAACACTACCACAATCAAACAAAGATGTCGACAATCTGAGCAAAACCTTCACGTTCGAAGCGTCGTGATGTCATACAGAAACTTTACATTGATTCAACTTTTTATTTCAGGTTCAAAgaaatctgaaacacacacattcaaagtgggaaccaaacacacaaaagagggGAACAATGCTGAATCTGACCTCTCAGAGGACAACCACTTTCCACTCAGGCCGACTGGAAACCAAAAAGCAGACTGGAGGCACTAAAGTGACGGTCGAAGCCTTCTTCTTAACGTTAAACAGAAACATGCCTTTGTAGAGACGTACCTTTTTTATGACTAATCTGCTCATTCtaacttgtttgttttaatattcTTTTATCATTAAAGTGTATATACTGTCCATTTTCTtaattttgtcttttgctgtcTCCTTAGTTACTTCAGTCATATTTCAAATGACGGTTTGTGGGACTTGGAGTCGAGTCGAGATTTGATATTTAGACGATATTTACTTGTTGTGGTTCAGGAGTGATCACAGATTtgtatgaatgagtgaatgaatgacaggCTGACCGATAAAAGCATCCATTCACCTCAGCAGACTGCATGAAGCATGAAACAGGCAGCAGACTTCTGACTGAGGAGCGTCCCTACTTCTCATTGAGCAGCAGAATGGAAACGTTGAATGAACGTTTTAAcactcatgtgttcatgtgtgagcAGGTGCAGTGTTAACATGAAGGCTGGTATAGAAACAGATCGTGTATGTAATGAACACTGTGATGTACTCAGTAAAACAATAATGTTAAATATGTCCATATGTCATATCTGCTCCCATCAACATTATATCGTGTTCTTAAACGTTGCTCATGAATCGGGAGGTTTGAGCTGAAGCGACGCCGCTCTCGGGTGATAAACGTCGCCGTCGTGGCTCTTCAGGTTCAGTGCTGCCTCGTCTGAATGAAGCCCGAAGGAACATTTACACAGAACACAAACCATCAGCTCCACAAACAGATCAAACCAGAAATGTTAACTGTTCACCGGCTGAAGGCTTCAGATTATTTGCAGGTTTTACATCTAAAGTTCAGCTTCcccgacctttgacctctgactggtctgcagcagcagctacagcactGTGACCGGTGAAGTTTCTGTTGGCGCCACATCTGAGTGCAAAGTTGAACGTAGGAGAAGCAAACAGCACGAGCAGAGAGACGCAGCTCAATTGAGAACAAGTTTTAAAGCCAGAAAACTTAATTTTCTTTATCCTGTGAGCTCTGAAGCGTAAAGCTGCAGCGATTCATTGATTAGTCGACAgctaatcaattaatctgcaactgTTTTGACAATCAATTCATcaatttgagtcatttttaagaaaaaaagtcaaaatccCCTAATTCTGCtttcttaaatgtgaatgttttcttgttcttcatctgaacatctttgggttgtggacaaaacgAGACCTGCGACACCGTggccgtctgtctgtcctctgtttaAGGACAGTACAGGTCCCTGCAGTCGGAGGTAAAGACATGATTCCCTGACACTGAGAGGATCAGATGACACCGTTTCCACTTActctttattttaaaaagttccTAAAACATAATTATAATTATATATAATGACTGGTTTCATTCAATGGATGAGTCACGTCACCACAAATGTTTCTCTAAAATATTCAGcagacactcaaaacacatattaattaaaaaaaaagatcacaaaTAGACAAGCAGTGAGACCTTGACTGGCGgtctgaaagacatttttacagaagaagaaaggacaggACATAAGAGACACGGTGAGCAGAAGCAGAACGTTTCCTCTCCTCACATCCAAACTGGTGATATTCTGCACGAATCCCATAAAAACCAGCAGAACCAGCAGCGAGCTGATCCTGCTGCCACGTTagatgtttcttcttcttctgtgcccGAAAACCATGAAAAGCACATGAATGAGCCACATGTTTGACTGGCTGACACgtttattcatgtgttcatcagcaTGAGGCCGACTTCAGTTTGAGTCAGTCCAACATTCACCGAGATTAAAACTCACCGGAGCGTCAAAAGTGAGTGAAACTGTAAAGATTCAAGTTTTCAGTTGGAACCAACAGCGCcgagaaattaaaaaatatagaGAGACATCATATTTGTCAGCCTTTCGATAAATTAATGACTAAATCAACAACAATCAAAGTTTAagttcagaaaaacacagtttaacagtaaaaaacaaaagctaacCTGCTTCATCGAGACTGTGGGTGTGGTTTTGACTCAAGTGAACTCTGATTGGTCCACTGAAAcctgtgacatcaccttttttcAGCTGAGCCCCGCCCACATGAAACCAGccagaaagaaaagacaaaaaacacaaaatgtctaAACATACAGAAATCAGACAGGTCAAACTTCACGAGGACACGGTACGTTCATGGCCTTTAAAGAGTGTTGGAATTGTAAAATTTGAGGTCTTATTTTTGTACTTAAATCCTTTGTTTCTATCAGTAGCCACATTTCCTCCACAGGGACCGGACTCTAAATAATTTTACCCCTCATAGAGGTCCTGCTCGGGGGTGGGGCTTACAGTGCTGAAcatttctgattggttgagcaCTTGCAACTTTTTATTTCAGCCTCCAGTTTGTTTAAAGAAAGGACAGGACAGACGGAGGAGGACATCCAGCTTATAGACgtgtgcagaaataaaaaacaggaaaataaaaacagcttcactCTGTCGTTTGTCAGCGGACTCATTTGTGTGACCGTCGCAGGTTTTAAGTAACatggaaacacaaataaaaatggGCTGAAGGAACCTTTCAGTTCCTGGAAAAGTTGTTCCTGGGACTAAAAGTTCAGGTTACTCTGGGTGGAAACGTGGCtgctgatgattattttttccATGGCTGAGCTGTGAGGAACACAGCACCATCGCTCAAAGGAAGTCAGACAGCTCGTTAACAATCTTCAGGATAGTCCAACATGTTTTAGAGGATTTAACTCGTTGACCGGGCCGTCAGTCGGACACGTCCGTCAGGTGACACAGACGTAGCTCAGTGTTGACCTGCTGTACGTCCACATTGATTATTTAACAGCAACGTTTAAGGTCACGTTTGGTTTGACCTCCAGATAAATGAGTTTTTTACAATCTGTCCAATCGTGTTGCCCCGTCGGTCTTTGTTGCTGTGATGTCACCGTGTTCCCAGCTCTCAGTAGAACAGATGAaggtgacgatgatgataatGTTTTAATAAACTGGATCTATCCTTTAAAGAGCTGCTCTGCTCACTGACACCATGTTCAGAATGAGTTTCTATCAAAGCTTCTGTTGTGactgcatatttattatttcaggCTAACGGCACGCAGGCCGCATGAACACATCGTTTACTCTAACATGAACacgaaaacataaaaacaacaacatgtgagatgattgtagctcagagGAAAGAAGGAACAGCTCGTCTTAGTGACGCTGGACCTGAAGCCAGCATTCAAACAGGTTGTACACCAgtatgtgagtgagtgagtgagtgagtgagtgagtgagtgagtgtgtgtgtgtgtgtgtgtgtgtgtgtgtgtgtgttcttcatctgtgcagcagagcagagtaaAGAGTCATGTGGAGGCCGttgagacgtgtgtgtgtgaacagcgTCGTGGTGTGTTCAGGGTCctctgctggtgctgctctTTGAGTTGAAACCCTGTTCGTCACAGGGCTGCTGTGTTCC
Above is a window of Chaetodon auriga isolate fChaAug3 chromosome 15, fChaAug3.hap1, whole genome shotgun sequence DNA encoding:
- the slc37a2 gene encoding glucose-6-phosphate exchanger SLC37A2, with amino-acid sequence MRASLAPGIRLITSFSRDSWYRSFILFLTFLFYTAYHLSRKPISIVKSQLHRNCSTSIQPSDLNITNNDTWCDWAPFDQDNYQTLFGVLDNSFLVAYAIGMFISGIFGERLPLRYYLSVGMLMSGLFTCLFGLGFYWNIHSLGYYACIQVMNGLMQTTGWPAVVACVGNWFGKGKRGFIMGVWNSHTSVGNILGSLIAGAFVSSAWGMSFIVPGLIIASTGILCFFFLVEKPEDVNCTPPQHHSEQETSETEPLLQNSAHGERTVNGSIATESVEVVEEHAEAISFCGALSIPGVVEFSLCLLFAKLVSYTFLYWLPLYISNVAHFEAKEAGDMSTLFDVGGILGGIMAGLVSDYTGGRATTCCVMLLVAAPMLFLYNSIGQRNIGTTIGMLMLCGGLVNGPYALITTAVSADLGTHESLRGNSRALSTVTAIIDGTGSIGAALGPLLAGVISPTGWNNVFYMLISADVLACLFLSRLVYKEAQVWCGRVPRVRGFKEI